The nucleotide sequence ACCTCCCCTTCTCCGATGGCTACGATGACGGTTTCGACCCCAACATCCACTGCCCCTTCGAGTTCCAAGACCGTTTCCGGTCCGCCAGCTCTGCCTCGCTCGCGGCCCTCCTCCGCCGCCTAGACGAGCTCGGCCGCCCCGTCACCTGCGTCATATACAACATGCTCTTTTCGTGGGCCGGCGACGTCGCGCGCGGCCACGGCGTCCGATCCGCCGTCTACTGGATCCAGTCCGCCGCCGTCTTCGCCATCTACTACCACTACTTCCACGGCTACGAAGGCCTCATCAAAGCCCACAGCCATGACCCGATCTTCGAGGTCAACTTACCGAGCCTTCCCCCTCTAAAGATCCGGGACCTGCCTTCGTTCTTCGGCATCACCAGCGACGAGGACCCCTATTCGGTGTTGCTCAAACTGTTCGAGCAATTGTTCCAGCTGCTTGACAGGGAAGAAGCTGATTCGGCGACGACAGTTCTGGTGAACACGTTCGGCGAGCTGGAAACGGAGACGCTGGCGGTGTCGGCAGAGAGGGTAAAGCTGATACCAGTCGGGCCGATGGCGCCGCCGTCGCTGCTGGAAGCCGTTAAGGATGAGCTAGAGTTCGATGCGCTTGGCGATCTGTTCAGGCCGGATGAAAAGAAATACATGGAGTGGCTGGACGCGAAACCGAAGCGCTCGGTGGTGTACGTGTCGTTCGGGAGCTTGGCGGCCATCAAGAAGCGGCAGACGGAGGAGTTCGTGCGGTGGTTGCGGGAGAGCGAACGGGCGAGCCTATGGGTGGTGAGGAAGGATCACGAGCAGGTCCAGGGGGAGTTGGAGGCGGCGCTGAGGGAAGCAGAGGCGGAGGGTATGGTGGTGGAGTGGTGTGCGCAGGGGAGAGTGCTGTCGCATCCGGCGGTGGGGTGCTTCGTGACGCACTGCGGGTGGAACTCGACGCTGGAGAGCCTCGTGTGCGGCGTGCCCACGGTGGGGGTGCCGCAGTGGACGGACCAGGGGACGAACGCGCGACTGATGGAGATGTGGGGCGCCGGAGTCAGGGCGGAGGCAGACGAGGAGGGCGTGGTCGCGGCGGAGGAGCTGAGGAGGTGCGTGGAGATCGCGATGGGAGGCGGCGGGGCGGCGGAGATGAGGAGGAGCGCGGAGATGTGGAAGGATAAGGCGCTGGAGGCCGTAGCGGAAGGTGGATCGTCCGATCGCAATCTAAGGGCTTTCGTTGCAGAGGCCTCCCCATAGGTGGAGGCCGGATCCTCTGGACCGTAAAAGCGATCCAGAGGATGTTAAGTCCTTTTAGATGTATATGGGCCGTAAAAGCGACGATGTTAAGTCCTTTTAGATGTATTATGGGGATGGATGATGCCCACCTAATTGGAGTTACGGTCAAGGATAGCTTTTATGCGGTTCGTATGAAGCGACATATAATTTATGCGGAAACACTTTCGCATAAATCAGTAAACTTAACGAGTCAACCCGAGCCTTGACTTGTAGGATAAATTTTGTTGACAATTATTTTTAGGGGGGACGCATCTTCTCGACTTTTGTGCCCCTTCTCGTGGACCAAGGACACCTCCAGgtccacaaacaaacaaacatgcaTTCTCAAATTCTTCCTCGCGTTCGGCCGATCTCGCAACAGAGCTCACGGTTGGCTGAGCTCGCCCCAGTGGGGCAAGAGGGAAGGGCAGAGGAGAAGGGCGCACCGTTGGAATTGATAGGACAGTAGCGTGTCAGATATAAAAGGGACAAAGATAGGAGAGGAAGAGTGATcgtgaaaagaaaaaattatgaataaaaaacttaattttgatcgttaaaataacaataaaattaattttttttatcacaaaTTAACGATGGATTTAAGATTTCATCACTAATTAAATAGGTTAAATGTAAATAATGATACAATCAgtgatgaaatttaaataattagcgATTGATATAACGTCAAAAATTACATTCTATTGTTATTAGGACGGTAAATAAATCGAACTGAGTTGAACAGTAAAAAGTTCAAGTTCGAATCCAGTTTATTATCCctaagctcgagctcggttcAAGTTCGATTCAAACTTTAATTCTTAAACTCGAGTTCGGgtcgtaataaaattaaatagtttgagtttggtttaaaaaaattcatttaaaaattaaacgagttatatatatatatatatatatatatatatatatatatatatatatatatataacgaacACGTTCGTAAGCTTCTAAATAAAATATTCGTGAGCTGACAAACTAAGTACTGTTAAGTTCGAGCTTGACCTAATAATATTTTCAATCTCAAAATTAAACTTGAGCTCAGTTCGTTAACTTAATTGAACgaactttttttttaactaaaatctAAATAGTCCGCAAGTCAGTTAACTCGTTTACCTCTAGTAGTTATTTGAGAGTATTCTTCTAATTCATTCATTTAAACTTCCACAAAGGTCTAGCTTCATTTAAGTTTGATTCAAATTTGACTTTCAACTGAATGGGTTTGAGCCTATGTCTCTTTTTAGATATTTTATAAATCATCATCTTTAACATTGAGATTTTAATCTAACAATCTAAGTAAAGACTTGACTATAATTCTACACGAATGCATATGCTAAGAGCATCCATAGTGCATCACTATTATAGTACTCATTATCTCATCAAAAAATATAAGTTTACTGTCATATATTTattataacaacatatctctTTTACCCACATCtcttttaacattaacactcatcATTTATGGGTCTCGCCCACTCACTTATTTTaacattatatcatattaaataaatatattttaaatatattttaaaatatttaaattattattattatttttaataataatcttacttgTAACTATTTctaaaaaatagtattaaaaattttataattaaaaaaaaaaagaaaataaaaaaattga is from Zingiber officinale cultivar Zhangliang chromosome 7B, Zo_v1.1, whole genome shotgun sequence and encodes:
- the LOC122006657 gene encoding UDP-glycosyltransferase 75C1-like codes for the protein MAQHFLVLTYPAQGHLNPALHLSHRLARSTSARVTFSTSIYGHRLMFPASAADEIVEDGLVSYLPFSDGYDDGFDPNIHCPFEFQDRFRSASSASLAALLRRLDELGRPVTCVIYNMLFSWAGDVARGHGVRSAVYWIQSAAVFAIYYHYFHGYEGLIKAHSHDPIFEVNLPSLPPLKIRDLPSFFGITSDEDPYSVLLKLFEQLFQLLDREEADSATTVLVNTFGELETETLAVSAERVKLIPVGPMAPPSLLEAVKDELEFDALGDLFRPDEKKYMEWLDAKPKRSVVYVSFGSLAAIKKRQTEEFVRWLRESERASLWVVRKDHEQVQGELEAALREAEAEGMVVEWCAQGRVLSHPAVGCFVTHCGWNSTLESLVCGVPTVGVPQWTDQGTNARLMEMWGAGVRAEADEEGVVAAEELRRCVEIAMGGGGAAEMRRSAEMWKDKALEAVAEGGSSDRNLRAFVAEASP